From the genome of Bacteroides sp. MSB163, one region includes:
- the thrA gene encoding bifunctional aspartate kinase/homoserine dehydrogenase I, translated as MKVIKFGGTSVGSANSILSVKRIVEAVEEPVIVVVSALGGITDKLINTSKMAAAGDAAYENEFREIVYRHVEMIKEVIPAGEGQVELQRQIGELLNELKDIFQGIYLIKDLSQKTSDTIVSYGERLSSIIVAELTGAKWFDSRKFIKTEKKHSKYVLDTELTNELIRETFSILPKRALVPGFISTDKVTGDVTNLGRGGSDYTASVIAAALDADQLEIWTDVDGFMTADPRVISTAYTINELSYVEATELCNFGAKVVYPPTIYPVCHKNIPILIKNTFNPEGTGTIIKQEVSDPRTKAIKGISSINDTSLITVQGLGMVGVIGVNYRIFKALAKNGISVFLVSQASSENSTSIGVRNADADLACEVLNEEFAKEIEMGEISPIQAEKNLATVAIVGENMKHTPGIAGKLFGTLGRNGINVIACAQGASETNISFVVDFKSLRKSLNVIHDSFFLSEYQVLNLFICGIGTVGGSLVEQIRCQQQKLMMENGLKLHIVGIADADRAMFSREGFDLTDFRAELAEKGKPSTLETLRDEIIGMNIFNSVFVDCTASAAVASLYKDLLLHNVSVVAANKIAASSEYENYRELKQIARQRGVKYLFETNVGAGLPIINTINDLIHSGDKILKIEAVLSGTLNYIFNKISADIPFSKTIKMAQEERYSEPDPRIDLSGKDVIRKLVILAREAGYRLEQSDVEKNLFVPDDFFEGSLDDFWKKVPGLDADFEARRKVLEAENKHWRFVAKLENGKASVGLQEVGVNHPFYGLEGSNNIILLTTERYKEYPMMIQGYGAGAGVTAAGVFADIMSIANV; from the coding sequence ATGAAAGTAATAAAATTCGGCGGAACGTCCGTAGGTTCCGCGAACAGTATTTTGAGCGTAAAGAGAATTGTAGAAGCAGTAGAAGAACCGGTAATTGTGGTGGTTTCCGCACTGGGGGGCATCACAGACAAGCTGATAAACACGTCGAAAATGGCGGCTGCCGGTGATGCTGCTTACGAAAATGAGTTCCGCGAAATTGTTTACCGCCATGTGGAAATGATTAAAGAAGTGATTCCCGCAGGTGAGGGGCAAGTGGAACTGCAACGCCAGATTGGTGAATTGCTCAATGAACTGAAAGATATTTTCCAGGGTATTTATCTGATAAAGGACCTTTCGCAAAAGACTTCCGATACGATTGTCAGCTATGGCGAGCGTTTATCATCCATTATCGTTGCAGAGTTGACGGGAGCCAAATGGTTTGATTCACGCAAGTTTATCAAAACTGAAAAGAAGCACTCCAAGTATGTATTGGATACTGAGTTGACGAATGAGCTGATTCGTGAAACATTCAGCATTTTGCCGAAGCGTGCACTGGTGCCGGGGTTCATCTCTACTGATAAGGTGACGGGAGATGTTACGAACCTAGGGCGTGGTGGTTCCGATTATACAGCTTCGGTTATTGCGGCGGCATTGGATGCTGACCAATTGGAAATCTGGACGGATGTGGATGGTTTCATGACTGCCGATCCGCGTGTGATTTCTACCGCTTATACCATTAACGAATTGAGTTATGTAGAGGCAACGGAGCTTTGTAATTTCGGTGCCAAGGTAGTATATCCGCCGACTATTTATCCGGTTTGCCACAAGAATATTCCTATTTTAATAAAGAATACATTCAATCCCGAAGGAACGGGAACGATTATCAAGCAGGAAGTATCTGATCCGCGCACGAAAGCGATTAAAGGTATTTCTTCTATCAATGATACCAGTCTGATTACTGTGCAGGGTCTAGGTATGGTAGGTGTGATTGGTGTGAACTACCGCATCTTCAAGGCGTTGGCGAAGAATGGCATCAGTGTGTTCCTTGTATCTCAGGCTTCTTCGGAGAACTCAACGTCTATCGGTGTGCGTAATGCGGATGCCGACCTGGCTTGTGAAGTGCTGAACGAGGAATTTGCCAAAGAGATTGAAATGGGAGAGATCTCACCGATACAGGCAGAGAAGAACCTGGCTACGGTAGCTATTGTAGGTGAAAATATGAAGCATACCCCGGGTATTGCCGGAAAGCTGTTCGGTACGTTGGGACGTAACGGTATCAATGTAATAGCTTGTGCCCAAGGTGCTTCGGAAACGAATATCTCATTTGTAGTGGATTTCAAATCATTGCGTAAATCATTGAACGTTATCCATGACTCATTCTTCCTGTCGGAATACCAGGTACTGAACCTCTTTATTTGTGGTATCGGTACGGTGGGTGGCAGCCTGGTGGAACAAATCCGTTGTCAACAGCAGAAGTTGATGATGGAGAATGGATTGAAGCTACATATTGTGGGTATCGCTGACGCTGACCGGGCTATGTTTAGCCGTGAAGGCTTCGATCTGACGGATTTCCGTGCAGAACTGGCAGAGAAGGGTAAACCGAGTACGCTGGAAACTTTGCGTGATGAGATTATCGGTATGAATATCTTCAACTCGGTATTTGTAGACTGTACGGCAAGTGCGGCAGTTGCTTCCTTGTATAAAGACTTGTTGTTACACAACGTTTCTGTAGTGGCTGCCAATAAAATTGCTGCTTCTTCGGAATATGAGAACTACCGTGAATTGAAACAGATCGCCCGTCAGCGTGGTGTGAAGTACCTTTTTGAAACGAATGTGGGTGCGGGACTTCCGATTATCAATACGATCAATGACCTTATCCATAGTGGTGACAAGATATTGAAGATTGAAGCTGTACTGAGTGGCACGCTGAACTATATCTTTAATAAGATCAGTGCGGATATTCCTTTCAGCAAGACCATCAAGATGGCGCAGGAAGAGCGTTACTCCGAACCGGATCCGCGTATCGACCTGAGTGGCAAGGACGTTATCCGTAAACTGGTGATCCTGGCACGTGAAGCCGGTTACAGACTGGAACAGTCGGATGTAGAAAAGAACCTGTTCGTACCCGATGATTTCTTTGAAGGTTCACTGGATGATTTCTGGAAGAAAGTGCCGGGTCTGGATGCGGACTTCGAAGCCCGTCGCAAGGTATTGGAAGCTGAGAACAAGCATTGGCGTTTTGTTGCTAAACTGGAGAATGGCAAAGCATCAGTCGGACTGCAGGAAGTGGGTGTAAACCATCCGTTCTATGGTTTGGAAGGTAGTAACAATATCATTCTGCTGACTACGGAACGTTATAAAGAATATCCGATGATGATACAAGGATACGGTGCCGGTGCCGGAGTGACGGCGGCGGGTGTATTTGCGGATATCATGAGTATTGCAAATGTTTAA
- a CDS encoding cofactor-independent phosphoglycerate mutase, which produces MKHIIILGDGMADWPVESLGGKTLMQYAKTPYMDKLASMGRTGRLKTVADGFHPGSEVANMSVLGYDLLKVYEGRGPLEAASIGVDLKPGEMAMRCNIICIEGDHIKNHSAGHITTEEADVLVKYLQEHLGNERVRLHTGVQYRHLLVIKGGDKRIDCTPPHDVPLKPFRPLLVKATSESATSDELQATSAMQDDSAAHSSLVAGSSSLAPLTPQQTADLINDLILRSQELLKNHPLNQKRMAEGKDPANSIWPWSPGYRPKMERLSDKFPQVRRGAVISAVDLINGIGYYADLRRLTVEGATGLYDTNYENKVAAALEALKTDDFVYLHIEASDEAGHEGNVDLKLLTIENLDSRAVGPIYEAVKDWEEPVAIAVLPDHPTPCELRTHTNEPIPFFIWYPGIEPDSVQTFDEASVCEGSYGLLKEDEFINEFMKS; this is translated from the coding sequence ATGAAACATATAATCATATTAGGCGATGGAATGGCGGATTGGCCTGTGGAGTCATTGGGCGGTAAGACGCTGATGCAATATGCCAAGACGCCTTATATGGATAAACTGGCAAGCATGGGACGTACGGGACGGTTGAAGACTGTTGCCGACGGTTTCCATCCCGGTAGTGAGGTAGCGAATATGTCCGTTCTGGGTTATGACCTGCTGAAAGTTTATGAAGGACGAGGACCTCTGGAAGCTGCCAGCATCGGTGTAGATTTGAAACCGGGTGAGATGGCAATGCGTTGTAACATCATTTGCATTGAAGGTGATCATATTAAAAACCATTCTGCCGGACACATCACAACGGAAGAAGCCGATGTACTGGTGAAATACTTGCAGGAGCATCTGGGTAATGAACGGGTGCGTTTACATACAGGTGTTCAGTACCGTCATTTATTGGTGATCAAAGGTGGAGATAAGCGTATCGATTGTACGCCACCGCACGATGTACCGTTGAAGCCTTTCCGCCCGTTACTGGTGAAAGCTACAAGTGAGTCAGCTACAAGTGACGAGCTACAAGCTACAAGTGCTATGCAGGATGATAGCGCAGCTCACTCGTCACTTGTAGCTGGTAGCTCGTCGCTTGCTCCCCTGACTCCGCAACAAACCGCTGATTTGATTAATGACCTTATCCTGCGTTCACAGGAGCTTTTGAAAAATCATCCGTTGAATCAGAAGCGAATGGCGGAAGGGAAAGACCCGGCTAACAGTATTTGGCCCTGGAGTCCCGGCTATCGTCCTAAAATGGAACGTTTGTCTGATAAGTTCCCACAAGTGAGACGGGGGGCAGTGATTTCTGCTGTAGATTTGATCAATGGTATCGGATATTATGCGGATTTGCGCCGCCTGACAGTGGAAGGTGCAACGGGCTTGTATGATACCAATTATGAAAATAAAGTGGCTGCCGCACTGGAAGCCCTGAAGACGGATGATTTCGTCTATCTGCATATCGAAGCCAGCGATGAGGCCGGACATGAAGGGAATGTGGATTTAAAACTTCTGACGATCGAGAATCTGGATAGCCGTGCTGTAGGTCCTATATATGAAGCCGTGAAAGATTGGGAGGAACCGGTAGCTATTGCCGTATTGCCCGATCATCCTACTCCATGTGAGCTTCGCACACATACCAATGAACCGATCCCTTTCTTCATCTGGTATCCGGGTATCGAACCGGATAGTGTACAGACCTTTGATGAAGCGTCTGTTTGCGAAGGAAGTTACGGATTATTGAAGGAAGATGAGTTTATTAATGAATTTATGAAAAGCTGA